A single Nostoc sp. PCC 7107 DNA region contains:
- a CDS encoding response regulator: MPIEVLLVEDNPGDAELTRIALQDSKISINLNIVEDGVEAMAFLRKQDSYTRKPHPDIVLLDLNLPRKDGREVLAEMKSDDHLKRIPVVVLTTSQSEEDILKAYNLAANCYITKPVDFDQFVKIVQSIENFWFAIVKLPPE, encoded by the coding sequence ATGCCAATTGAGGTTTTGTTAGTCGAAGATAATCCTGGCGATGCTGAACTTACGCGCATTGCTCTACAAGATAGCAAAATCTCAATTAACCTAAATATTGTAGAAGATGGCGTAGAGGCAATGGCATTTTTACGTAAACAGGACAGCTATACCAGAAAACCCCATCCTGATATTGTCTTGTTGGATTTAAACTTACCCAGAAAAGATGGACGGGAGGTACTCGCAGAAATGAAATCTGACGACCATCTCAAACGAATTCCCGTCGTTGTGCTGACCACTTCTCAGTCAGAAGAAGATATACTTAAAGCTTATAACTTAGCTGCCAATTGCTATATCACCAAGCCAGTAGATTTTGATCAATTCGTTAAAATTGTACAATCCATCGAAAATTTTTGGTTTGCGATCGTAAAACTGCCGCCGGAGTAA